Proteins encoded within one genomic window of Arachis ipaensis cultivar K30076 chromosome B08, Araip1.1, whole genome shotgun sequence:
- the LOC110265646 gene encoding zinc finger BED domain-containing protein RICESLEEPER 2-like codes for MGSLKIDSGVARDMFASYVVAGDKPFNMVDDRRFRNWVKYISSTLKLPSRNTVKADIVKVHKREAVKLKKNLVSIPNRICLTSDLWTSSTNEVFICLNAHFVDENWKLQSKLLNFCHMPPPHTGFELSSKIFTLLTEWKIDKKIFSITLDNASSNDTCVEHLKSTLDVHGSLLCGSEFFHVRCSAHILNLIIQDGMKICGDAVHKIRDSIKYLRKSESRMVKFKECFEDIEGLEYTTALCLDVPTRWNLLYAMLASAIPYKKAFEMYKVKEAGFREYCPSSDEWRRTEKICDFLLPFYETTKLMSGTSYPTSNLYFLQVWQIQLILMNSLKNDEVLRRNMGEKMMIKFKKYWEEYSVVLAFGVVLDPIFKLNTLVHCYNEIDPISAKDKVEHVKSKLYKLFEVYDHNSSTTVESSSQLSSNFSQATSSAIGTQLIKIVGDLMSRNQEAEVKSGKNQLDIYLSEATLFCNGEKTTIIVFQHYH; via the exons ATGGGTTCACTTAAGATTGATTCAGGAGTGGCTAGAGATATGTTTGCTTCTTATGTAGTTGCTGGGGATAAGCCTTTTAATATGGTTGATGATAGGAGATTTAGAAATTGGGTGAAATATATTAGTTCAACTTTGAAACTTCCTTCTAGGAATACGGTTAAGGCTGACATAGTGAAAGTTCACAAGAGAGAAGCTgtgaaacttaaaaaaaatttagtttccATTCCAAATAGAATTTGCTTAACATCTGATCTTTGGACATCCAGTACCAATGAGGTGTTTATATGTTTGAATGCACATTTTGTTGATGAGAACTGGAAATTACAGAGTAAACTTCTCAATTTTTGTCATATGCCTCCTCCTCACACAGGATTTGAGTTGTCTTCTAAAATCTTTACGCTTTTGACTGAGTGGAAAATTGATAAAAAGATTTTTTCCATTACTTTGGATAATGCTTCTTCTAATGATACTTGTGTTGAACACTTGAAAAGTACTTTGGATGTGCATGGTTCATTGTTGTGTGGTAGTGAATTCTTTCATGTTCGTTGCTCTGCTCATATTTTAAATCTTATTATCCAAGATGGAATGAAAATATGTGGTGATGCAGTTCATAAGATTAGAGATTCTATTAAGTATCTGAGAAAATCTGAAAGTCGAATGGTTAAGTTTAAAGAATGTTTTGAAgatattgagggacttgagtataCGACTGCATTATGTTTAGATGTTCCTACTAGGTGGAATTTACTTTATGCAATGCTTGCAAGTGCTATTCCTTATAAGAAAGCTTTTGAAATGTATAAAGTAAAAGAAGCTGGATTTAGGGAGTATTGTCCTTCATCAGATGAGTGGAGAAGAACTGAAAAGATATGTGATTTCTTGTTACCATTTTACGAAACTACCAAGTTGATGTCTGGAACTTCTTACCCAACATCCAACTTGTATTTTTTACAAGTTTGGCAAATCCAGCTTATTTTAATGAATAGTTTGAAGAATGATGAAGTGCTTAGAAGGAACATGGGAGAAAAAATGATGATTAAGTTCAAGAAATATTGGGAGGAATACAGTGTTGTTCTTGCATTTGGGGTAGTTCTTGATCCTATATTTAAACTCAACACTTTGGTTCATTGCTATAATGAGATTGATCCTATTAGTGCTAAAGATAAAGTGGAGCATGTGAAGAGTAAGTTATACAAGCTCTTTGAGGTTTATGACCATAATTCCTCTACAACTGTAGAGAGTTCTTCCCAACTTTCAAGTAATTTTTCTCAAGCAACATCTTCTGCAATTGGAACTCAGCTTATTAAAATTGTTGGT GATTTGATGTCCCGTAATCAAGAAGCTGAAGTGAAAAGTGGAAAGAACCAACTTGATATTTATTTGAGTGAGGCAACATTATTTTGCAATGGTGAAAAGACAACCATCATCGTTTTCCAACACTATCACTAA